The following nucleotide sequence is from Populus trichocarpa isolate Nisqually-1 chromosome 11, P.trichocarpa_v4.1, whole genome shotgun sequence.
AACTCAAgcatttttacatttaaaaaaaaaagtattattgcCCCGCTGCGGAGTGCGGGCCAATATGctagttattatattatcatcACCTAACTTTTGTACAATGTAAAAAagtctcatcaatttattttttctttaccgtgtaaaaaaaatttaaataagagagaagaaaaaatctaaagaggaaaaaaaaataaaaaatatctagggGATCAATCAGACCTAATAGCATTGGGTCTGGCGGCCAAGCCAAACCAATCAACACTTTTTGACTAATAAACAAAATAGACGACTCCCCAGGTACTATAGTATTGTCCATAGTGTAAATACTCTATGTCTATAGTATAATGAGTTGATATCCTCAACACCTACATAATGTTTTTCCACGTCTTTTAAAGTATAtagaataatttgttatttatatcatcatataataaaaaaaacataatttactaGTTTTATATTCGATAGTTTTTTTCATCAAGCAACCTCAtactcaaggttttttttcttctttttttaatgcaatttaaGACAGCTACCCTATAATACAATGGAAAAAGGTTGAATTTCCAGAGGAGTCTGTTTgaataatacatatattttgCTTCCATTCTGAAATATCTCACGTGGTACTAAAATTAGCAAAAGATAATTGTTCTTTGTTCTACGTTGAAATGActcattataaataaatcagttaaaatgaaaaatatttttttcttaaaaaaatggaaaagaaatctGTGGAAATGATTCCAAcaggaaaaagaataaaaaacataaacaatcaCCAAAATTAATAAGTATTAATAATTAGGCATACTAAATGGATTCAtaccttataaaaaattaatttaaaaacgtAGAGTTCatattctaataataataaaatattgacttgattaaattcaattaactgaattaaattaatcaaatctagttgtatttatatcaaaaaataaaataataaaatattatttttagagaatatttttaaagaatatttgagAGTGCagtaactattattttttaaattgttttttgatctgtatcaaaataatattttatttttatttttttaaaattatttttgacattgattaattaaaaaaattaaaaattataaaaaataacaaaaaataattttttaaaaaactttatttaaaataattttaaacagtCCCttaataaaactagataattCGAGTTGATTAGATGAATCaataatctatattatttttgtttttttacaaatctGTATCTACCTGACCATCAAGTCATACAATTGGCAGAACCCCATTGGCTAGAACAAATAATAAACATCTTTGACTCACACTAATTTATTCTTGTTGTTTGGGCCTAATAGTTACAAAAGAAGCAATCTAATCTCAACTCAGACATGGGCATCCATCCAAACGTATGGGCCTGGCGATACCATCACCATCATGATGTTGAAGATAATGGCAGCGGAACATTCGGAACCGGGAATTTTGGAAAATTTCGGCCAcgtttctctctctgttttgcTGAGCTGATAGGGCGTGCCGTAAAGGTGggaatatatacatataaagaaGCAAGGGCATTGCAGATGGCAACAGCTTCTTCGGCATCGTTATTCCAAGCTGCTCGATATGGATATTCTCCTTCTCCAAGATTTAGTAATAATTGTCATTATAGTGTAAGAAATGGAGGTGTAGCTGTAGGTgtaggttcttcttcttccgcttcttctccttcttcttccgcCCACCACGGATTCAACTTCTCTTCTTCTGGTTGgtatttctttcttcctttctaacaattcttctttttatttctgaatTCCAGCagccattattattattattattattattattattattattattattattattaaaattgtaattattaattaacctcAATTGGGTATTTGTGAAGGTTTGGATAATTGCGAGATTGAGTTGATTTAGGCTTTTGCTATAGGATTGTGGGATACTGCTCTTATGCTCCTCCCTCCCTCTTTTATGTTGAAAGTAATCActggatttttgttttgttttgttttctctttttgacTTTTTGGGTATCGATTTTGCTTGTAATTAGCCTCATCTAGCTTCATGCcaggattattattattatttttcctgcaAGTGTTCTTGCGCTAGCGTTATAAATACTGCACAAAAATGGAATGGTGGGGGGAGATGTAGAGAAGGTACAGACTTGGAGAGAAAAGCTGCCAGGGACCAAATTCCATTGTTAGGAGAGACAAATATCGCCCACAAACAGCTTTTTGTTTCGTCTTAAGTATTACATACCTTCCATCTACACTGAACTAGTTTATCAAAGTGTGTTGAGCGGTCCcctattgaatttgaaaataaattacatagcAACTCTACTGTAGAGAGGACAGTCACAGAAAAGATTTAAAAGAGTCAAACTTAGGTGTGGGTGTTTGATCTAGGCATGCTGTCCCATCCAAAATAAATCCCATTGGTCTTAAATGTCTTGGTAACATCACCAGATTCGACCTCTCAATAGCTCAGCATACTGTCGTCTCAAGAGAAATCTACCAGCTGTAATTTAGGTATCCTAAGCACAAGCTCAGGATACGGGATTATTATGTCCTTCTGGAAAAATTATGCATGATTAACttccaaaaacaattttgtttttcataataaGCGATCACACATTATATTGGCAATTTATAAAAAGCTGCTATTATTTTTCCAAGCCTCTGTTTGTTGAAACGTTGTTGAATATCTCTGTTAGTATAACCTGGCCTGCTTAACTTATCTCTTGCTTGCACAAACAGGTTTGTTGCGTCTGCGTGCAttttctttgtgtgtgtgtgtgtgtgtaataagCAAATATGCTCtggttttcttctgttttttttttgcaattctaTATGCAAGATTATATGTATTCATGTATGTTCAACTGTCCTTGAGGATATTAGATAATCTTTTGCAGGTGTAAATAATAACTGGAAACCCCAAGGCATTAAATCTCAAGCTACGAATACTGCCACTAAAGGAAGATTTTCATCATCCAGCGGCGCAATGAATGGGAAAAGTGAACCTGATCATCTTCTTGTTCTCGTACATGGCATTTTGGCTAGGTATATGTTGACCAAACACAGTTCACCAAGTAAATATACCCAGTCACTATAATTTAGTGGTAACATTTCTTTTTGGCTTTTAATTCTCAACAAGTACTAAATTGATATCATTCACAAATGCAGTCCAAGTGACTGGACATACGTGGAAGCAGAGTTAAAAAGGCGTTTGGGAAAAAACTTTCTAATTTATGGTATGTTCATCCCTTATTCTGGTGATCTCTTCTTTCTTACATGCCTAACCATTGTGTATTTCGATATTGTTTTTGGAAGTTGATAAATGGTATAGAAAATAAtcagaaagatgaagaaaatttcGAGCATCCACAAACACCAAAATAGGGGATGATAGATTGAAATGTTTTTGTCACCAAAGTAGAGTGGCTATGACTCCGTGTTGAAGTACTTGATGTCTGTTCAGTTATCAGAGGCATGTGGTCAGAGTTTTCTGCAAATCTgatatcttattttttcaactaatgacttttgtttttatatgaatactgTTATCAAATCTGTATTTATTATACAATTAGTCAGAGATAGGCCGGGAATCTGGTCAGttgaaatttattgtttttttgtctttctgcAGCAAGTTCGTGTAACACCTACACTAAAACATTCTCTGGGATTGATGGAGCAGGAAAGCGACTTGCAGATGAAGTGAGTACTGACATCGttgcaaaatatatttatttagttttcacTTATGGTAGTTTCGAGTAGGTTCTTGGCTTGTTGGGAATGGAGGTGCTGCATATTCAATGATTTTCctcattatcaattttatgaACAGGTTATGCGAGTTGTACAGAAGAGAGAGAGCCTGAAAAGGATTTCCTTTTTAGCCCATTCTCTAGGTGGCTTGTTTGCAAGACATGCTATTTCTGTGCTTTATTCAGAAATTGCTGTAAATACTGGCCAATCCATTGATGTGGCTGCTGATACTTCGCTGCCTAATTCAAATACAACTTGTTCCTCAAGACGAGGTATGATTGCCGGGTTGGaaccaattaattttattacccTGGCAACTCCACATCTTGGGGTGAGAGGCAGAAAGCAGGTTTGTTCTGGACACTGGTTCTTAATATGTAGTTGTAGTACCATGTAGTGATCATGCAATATTGACGAATCTGGGCTCCATTGCATCACCTATTACcttaagctctttttttttctttcaagttatcTTACATTATCCTATGAATGATCTCTTGATAAACATAAATCTAAATGttcttttttggttgtttgCAACACTATGGTTTGGATGTTTATTGGTTGTTTGCATCAGTGTCAGTCATTTGCAGTACAGTTTAGGATTAAAAACAATGCAACGTAAGCTGaacttaaataattttctttactgtcaataatcttttattatcttctttgaatatgttaattttaattctcataCAGAATGGACAGCTATTATCTgtatgttataatttttttcctcacATAATTGGTATTTTGCTTAGCATTCACAAAGTGCAGTTCGTTTagctatttttgttttcttttcagctTCCATTTCTCTTGGGTATTCCCATCTTAGAGAAACTTGCTCTTCCAATAGCTCCTATTATTGTGGGTAGAACTGGCAGTCAACTGTTTCTCACTGATGGTAAACCTAACAAACCATCTCTTCTTCTGAGAATGACATCAGACTCTGAAGATGGGAAGTTTTTGTAAGTAGAAAAATGCCATTGTGATTGGAGACAACAATTCCTTTTTCTGCCAGCGTAACCTAATGGTTCTTAAATGTTTCTTGCTTTTTTCTCTCCAGATCTGCTCTTGGTGCATTTAGATGTCGTATTCTTTATGCAAATGTATCTTATGATCGTATCCTACTACATATCATCTTCTATTTTGCACATTTAGCTGTCTTATTTCTCGGCATTTGCTCAGATCCTTGACATTAACTAGATATGGTTGGTTGGCGTACATCCTCCATAAGGAGAGAGATGGAACTTGTCACGGTGAGTTGATAGTTCTTATTTACTTTGTTTGACACAACTATTGTTAACAATCTTTGACCGCATAATTGAAGAGACCATTCAagttaaaacataataaataaattaaatgctgTTATCTATGAGTTGCTTTATCATTATGAGTGCAAGCATAATAAGTAAGGCCGAGTGTCCTTGTAGAAATTGGAGTGAGTTTGTGTCCTTCATATTCATTTTTCAAGAAGAAATGCTGATGTTGATTATTCTCGGTATTTTATAAATGAGACTTTGATAGAtgatattttccttttctcattaTGTTTCCTCTTTACTTCAAATCTGTTATCTGTTTTTATGAATCAGTTAACTTGATTTCATAGTTAAAATCATCATGATATTAGATAAATGGTTCCtgcattttgttcattttctttttatgagaaATTATCAACTTTTTCACTGAGATATTTTACAAGTCTTGGGATAAAACCGTATGTCAGGAAAATCATAATAGGCAAGTAGGGATTCTACAACAGCCATGTCTAGCTAGAGTTACTACCTTTGTGGAATTAGCGGTGCAGTATAGAATTCAAACATTGCTGCAAAGAACTAGAATTGGGTATGGATAACTTTCTCTTGGACTCGTCCAATTAAAGCAACATTTCTAGGAAATTTGAGGTCAAGATTACTTTGAAATGTATTCTTTTAGCATAACTCTTCTAATATGACCTCTGAAGACTTGAGTGGAAATAAGATGCAGGGAGGCTTTGGTTCTGTTCAATAAATATGTAAATTGATCATTAAGGTTGCATTAAGGTTGGAAGGGAAGTATTTGAGAGTTTGTTTTCAAGGGAAGTTCTTTCGTAAGTGAAATATTGAGTGCTTCAGGATCTGGCTACTCTTGAGTagtaaatatgtaaaaaaaatagggtgCAAATTAGGTAGCAGTGGCCTCGGATTCTTAGTGCTATGTcctggaaatattttttttcctcgtgAATTCTGAGTGCTTGAGGATCAGAAGTGCGAACATGTGAAAAATCTTTTGGAAGTCTAAGAAAAGGAATTAATCTAAATGTAAGAAACTGTCTTGCTTCTTGGAAATCACTAATTCCAAATGCTACATGTTATTGTAGCTTTCAAGCTAGAAAGAGCAGCAATGGATAATTATTTGGATAAACAAATGCGGTGGAAATATCAGTGTTAAGATAGATTTCTAATGTTTCTGCATCGttttgacatttctaaattGACAGCCCCCTATGCGATCTTTGGATGGTTACAAGCACGTTGTAGATGTTGAATATTGTCCCCCAGTTTCTTCTGACGGCCCCCATTTTCCTCCAGAAGCTGCCAAAGCAAAGGAGGCAGCACAGAACGAGCCCAGCATGAAAAATACAGCAGAGTACCATGAACTCATGGAAGGTAAAACAATACGTGGCATTTAAGAGTTCCCCCCCATATTGAACGCCCCCCATTCAATATCTTTGAATTATCTGTTCATTGTCCCATGACAAGAGTAATGATTGCTTTCAGTATGTTAACAGAGGAAATGATAAGTGGCTTGCAGAGGTTGGGATGGAAAAAAGTTGATGTCAGCTTTCACTCAGCATTCTGGCCCTTCTTTGCTCATAACAACATACATGTACTGACgccatttttattttgggttatgATAACTTTACTTTGCTGATTCACTTcttgatttaactttttttttttcacatttcagGTGAAAAATGAATGGTTTCATAATGCTGGCACTGGGGTGATCTCTCATGTTGCAGACAGCCTAAAGCAACAAGAATCCGCCATGTATATTGCTGCTAGCTTGTAGCTCTCAAGTACTACAAGGTAGGGCACTTGTTCAAAGAtgtaaaataattgaattgatgatgaaatataaaaaaactgcttctccataatttatttatgcttTTATTCTGtctaattcaataattttttgtcCATAGCTTGCTGCTAAACCTTTATCAAAGCCTAGAATAATTGCTTCAAAGTTGGGTTGTTAtagataaaaattcatataaattacTAATGAGATATTTTCTAAATCTTTTTAGGTTTAGATGAATTGCTATGTCTTTAgatgttaactttttttttcattttgtggCCTTTAGGTGTTTTATAATGTTGTTTACTGtgtactatttaaaaaataaaaggtataatattctatttatagaaaaacctgAACACCttataaatagttaaatatcaatttgctaCTAGAATATTACATACATTATTTCAGggtaattttagaaatttattcaatcaagttcttatttgatttttccaggtttaaaattctaattctatatataaattacattttaataattaatttttaaaatttatttacaatcaagtcacactttattaattattttagtttaatttctgaccaatggttcttatgtgtgtaatttaaaatgttttctaataaattgatttaaatataaatcacaatcctaaataaagtataattaaataaattaaattattattaactcaataattaattaatttatatttaaatatcaaatgtAATATCTAATAACATGAtgcttaaatattaaaaaaaatcaaaagtaaatgGAATTAAAGGtgaaaatcaaaagtaaatgGAATTAAAGGTGATAAGCGCTTAAGCATGCATAAGGTTGAAACGATTAAGAAATTAccattatatttgaattttataactttatcatcaaattaaaagaaaattaataaaaccctaacagataaattaaaaaaaataaaaaaactacccaTGCTAGAACGAACTCCAATAAATAATGCTATTAACATGTACACCTGTCCTTGGAAAAAGCTTTATCTCGCTAAAAGAAATCTCAGCAAGAACTTTCCAAGATCCATTTACAGACGAATAGATCTCAAATTCATATCTTTCAAGATCAGATGCAAAATCACAAACCAACTTGTATTCAACAACAAAGTTTATTAGTGAAGGATCAAAGGCGAGCACAACGATGGATGTGGTGTGCATGGCAACAAAAGAACAATCCAATCATCGCCCAATTTCCTAGATTGATGAGACACCTGCTGCTTCCTATACTTAAAAAGCTTCTTCTAGACGCATAGAAATTGACATTAGTGATGGGTAGAACACTGCGTGATTGATATGATCTTCATCAACGCagaggaaaaaacaataaaaatgctcGCAACTGTTCCTTTTCCACTGCAGTCTAGGCTTGTGCTTCTCTAGTAAAAAGATGTATTCTATTCTATTCTATTCTCGTGATCGCTCCACCATCCAATTTAACAATCCCAGCTCTATTTAGTAATACAAGGGTGTGCCATAAAAATAACGTATAATCTAAGGGgtgtaatttaaaattttttatttttttttcttgaaaatgattttttatatatatttttgaattattttgatgtgataataaaaaaataaattttaaaaattaaaaaaatattattttaatatatttctaaacaaaaaaaatatctgtaattattgtaaatattaatttattaagcaTAATTTCATTGTAAATGGAGTGAGTACATCAAGAAAACCAAAACTCCATTTCAACTTTtctaagagcgtgtttggcagtgtggttgtgggtgcttttcaaataacttttcgtgtcaaaatacatgccaatgatgttttttcattttttaaaaattatttttgatatcagcacatcaaaacgattcaaaacgtacaaaccatattaaattttaacaaaaaaaaatttaatttttttaggaacgCGAATTGAACCGCGTTCCAAACGCTTCCTAAATCTAAACCTAAAACCCACCGAATCAATAATTCAAACACAACAAACAAATCCCAAATCAAAAAATTTGCTTAAATGCCCAACGGCTCAAATTCTTCGGCTATACACCGGGTATTGTCAGTAAATAAGCATTCTGCTTGTTTTCCTCCTTTCTCCTTTGTCCACTACCCTTTCTTTTACCTCCAATTCTCGCAATTCCAATTCCAGTTCTAGGAATCTCAATTCCAATTCCTATGGAATCATTTTACGAATCATTTACCATTTTCTCTCCTCCTAAGAAATTGCCACTTCACTCTCACCACGCTTGATTTCCAAGAAATGGAAGAGAATCCAATTGTGAGAACCAGATTCTGAGGTGACCCATGATGATAAAGAGCACGAACTTGCAAATTAACTTAgttttaagaaaagaagaagggcTTGGAACACCACAAATCATTGTATTGAGGGAAATGAGATGATAGTATGCCTGGTGGGGATTGAAAAAAGAAGCCTGATATTCGCCAGGTCTAAGATTTGCTCCTCTATGATCATGAGCTTGAATCCCTTTaaggtcactggagacttacatgatcgttaactttaagaTCTGTGGGATTAGTTAAAGTACGTGCAAGTTAACTcagacacccatattaataataataataataataataataataataaacctgATCACAAAGAAATTTAACTggttgtagaaaaaaaaaggagttgaaaCATGAAGCTTCCACTcccatttaacaaaataaaaacccagaaaaaaaggagagaatttCTATCAAACAAGCACAAAAGtagaaagaacaaaattatatatgagaAGAAATCTAAGTTGAAAATTCGATC
It contains:
- the LOC7472312 gene encoding putative lipase C4A8.10 isoform X2 is translated as MNGKSEPDHLLVLVHGILASPSDWTYVEAELKRRLGKNFLIYASSCNTYTKTFSGIDGAGKRLADEVMRVVQKRESLKRISFLAHSLGGLFARHAISVLYSEIAVNTGQSIDVAADTSLPNSNTTCSSRRGMIAGLEPINFITLATPHLGVRGRKQLPFLLGIPILEKLALPIAPIIVGRTGSQLFLTDGKPNKPSLLLRMTSDSEDGKFLSALGAFRCRILYANVSYDHMVGWRTSSIRREMELVTPPMRSLDGYKHVVDVEYCPPVSSDGPHFPPEAAKAKEAAQNEPSMKNTAEYHELMEEEMISGLQRLGWKKVDVSFHSAFWPFFAHNNIHVKNEWFHNAGTGVISHVADSLKQQESAMYIAASL
- the LOC7472312 gene encoding uncharacterized protein LOC7472312 isoform X1, encoding MGIHPNVWAWRYHHHHDVEDNGSGTFGTGNFGKFRPRFSLCFAELIGRAVKVGIYTYKEARALQMATASSASLFQAARYGYSPSPRFSNNCHYSVRNGGVAVGVGSSSSASSPSSSAHHGFNFSSSGVNNNWKPQGIKSQATNTATKGRFSSSSGAMNGKSEPDHLLVLVHGILASPSDWTYVEAELKRRLGKNFLIYASSCNTYTKTFSGIDGAGKRLADEVMRVVQKRESLKRISFLAHSLGGLFARHAISVLYSEIAVNTGQSIDVAADTSLPNSNTTCSSRRGMIAGLEPINFITLATPHLGVRGRKQLPFLLGIPILEKLALPIAPIIVGRTGSQLFLTDGKPNKPSLLLRMTSDSEDGKFLSALGAFRCRILYANVSYDHMVGWRTSSIRREMELVTPPMRSLDGYKHVVDVEYCPPVSSDGPHFPPEAAKAKEAAQNEPSMKNTAEYHELMEEEMISGLQRLGWKKVDVSFHSAFWPFFAHNNIHVKNEWFHNAGTGVISHVADSLKQQESAMYIAASL